In Uranotaenia lowii strain MFRU-FL chromosome 2, ASM2978415v1, whole genome shotgun sequence, one genomic interval encodes:
- the LOC129749310 gene encoding uncharacterized protein LOC129749310 isoform X1 — protein MVLVSTSSRRSGNCCYQLVMSLEESRRTQRPYRYGMILLCVGALVNWLGLAEHYSEPIRYTGVACILAGACLICTAMCCWLHTPNRAGTNENDDPIHVISSAEERRCEKPPDYDTVAVAPPSYDDAIKLNPAALMGHNPIGPVSEPGSVTDNSSSPTTGGVDSANNSTSTSAAASSPSPTSSSSSPFSFSSIFLGRSQSQSPQASGTDSSQETTVTATVSTENEKIREKPPPYEAPTSVAAIPAQLNPMIVVPCSN, from the exons TAATGTCCCTGGAGGAATCTCGACGCACACAGCGCCCCTACCGGTATGGAATGATACTGCTGTGCGTGGGTGCCCTAGTCAACTGGCTGGGCCTGGCGGAACACTACTCGGAACCGATCCGTTACACCGGGGTAGCCTGTATTCTTG CCGGGGCTTGCCTGATCTGTACTGCCATGTGCTGCTGGTTGCATACGCCTAATCGAGCGGGAACGAATGAG AATGACGATCCCATTCACGTAATTAGCTCGGCCGAGGAAAGGCGATGCGAGAAACCACCGGACTATGACACAGTGGCCGTAGCTCCTCCAAGTTATGACGACGCCATTAAGCTGAACCCGGCAGCACTTATGGGCCATAATCCGATTGGACCGGTTTCGGAACCGGGATCAGTAACGGACAACAGTTCCAGCCCCACAACCGGTGGGGTAGATAGCGCTAACAACTCCACATCAACTAGCGCAGCAGCCAGTAGTCCTAGTCCAACCAGTAGCAGTTCGTCGCCGTTTAGCTTTAGCAGCATCTTTCTGGGTCGATCCCAGAGCCAGAGTCCCCAGGCATCCGGAACGGACTCCAGTCAAGAAACAACAGTCACGGCGACCGTTAGCACTGAGAATGAAAAAATCCGCGAAAAACCCCCACCGTACGAAGCCCCCACGAGTGTTGCCGCCATTCCGGCGCAACTGAACCCAATGATTGTGGTTCCATGCAGCAACTAA
- the LOC129749310 gene encoding uncharacterized protein LOC129749310 isoform X2, producing MSLEESRRTQRPYRYGMILLCVGALVNWLGLAEHYSEPIRYTGVACILAGACLICTAMCCWLHTPNRAGTNENDDPIHVISSAEERRCEKPPDYDTVAVAPPSYDDAIKLNPAALMGHNPIGPVSEPGSVTDNSSSPTTGGVDSANNSTSTSAAASSPSPTSSSSSPFSFSSIFLGRSQSQSPQASGTDSSQETTVTATVSTENEKIREKPPPYEAPTSVAAIPAQLNPMIVVPCSN from the exons ATGTCCCTGGAGGAATCTCGACGCACACAGCGCCCCTACCGGTATGGAATGATACTGCTGTGCGTGGGTGCCCTAGTCAACTGGCTGGGCCTGGCGGAACACTACTCGGAACCGATCCGTTACACCGGGGTAGCCTGTATTCTTG CCGGGGCTTGCCTGATCTGTACTGCCATGTGCTGCTGGTTGCATACGCCTAATCGAGCGGGAACGAATGAG AATGACGATCCCATTCACGTAATTAGCTCGGCCGAGGAAAGGCGATGCGAGAAACCACCGGACTATGACACAGTGGCCGTAGCTCCTCCAAGTTATGACGACGCCATTAAGCTGAACCCGGCAGCACTTATGGGCCATAATCCGATTGGACCGGTTTCGGAACCGGGATCAGTAACGGACAACAGTTCCAGCCCCACAACCGGTGGGGTAGATAGCGCTAACAACTCCACATCAACTAGCGCAGCAGCCAGTAGTCCTAGTCCAACCAGTAGCAGTTCGTCGCCGTTTAGCTTTAGCAGCATCTTTCTGGGTCGATCCCAGAGCCAGAGTCCCCAGGCATCCGGAACGGACTCCAGTCAAGAAACAACAGTCACGGCGACCGTTAGCACTGAGAATGAAAAAATCCGCGAAAAACCCCCACCGTACGAAGCCCCCACGAGTGTTGCCGCCATTCCGGCGCAACTGAACCCAATGATTGTGGTTCCATGCAGCAACTAA
- the LOC129749311 gene encoding uncharacterized protein LOC129749311, with translation MIFCQCLWLIFSMATATPDRQQSTPKGRPQGKSPRTPSSATTVGASRVHDMVRKIVDMYQKWQITVQKGAQYCNAIEGVKKGVLESKGDSVDPFPANLELYCKNLAILNTILDDVIRDLERSIKKLRLEQTGLDDGVIGRTWNLQKLISVLEDVGGLFKKQLELRKTIAENIGHCITPAELALHVVFWEQLSSQNGYLSVYFEMMKCEFNIDEGMRA, from the exons ATGATTTTCTGCCAGTGTCTTTGGCTAATTTTCAG CATGGCGACAGCAACTCCGGACCGGCAGCAGAGCACTCCAAAAGGACGGCCCCAGGGAAAATCTCCGAGGACACCATCGTCTGCCACTACGGTCGGAGCTTCCCGGGTGCATGACATGGTCCGCAAAATTGTCGACATGTACCAAAAGTGGCAAATCACGGTCCAAAAAGGTGCTCAGTATTGTAATGCCATTGAAGGTGTTAAAAAGGGTGTATTAGAAAGCAAAGGCGATTCTGTTGACCCTTTTCCGGCTAATTTGGAGCTTTACTGCAAGAATTTGGCTATTTTAAATACTATTTTGGATGATGTGATACGAGATCTGGAGAGATCGATCAAAAAGCTGAGGTTGGAGCAAACCGGGTTGGATGACGGTGTTATCGGCAGGACGTGGAATCTACAGAAGCTGATAAGCGTGTTGGAAGACGTTGGTGGGTTATTCAAAAAGCAACTTGAACTGAGGAAAACTATTGCTG aGAACATTGGACATTGCATTACACCGGCGGAGTTGGCATTACATGTAGTGTTTTGGGAACAACTTTCCAGTCAAAATGGCTACCTGAGCGTctattttgaaatgatgaaatGTGAATTTAATATTGATGAAGGCATGAGGGCATGA